Genomic segment of Arachis hypogaea cultivar Tifrunner chromosome 16, arahy.Tifrunner.gnm2.J5K5, whole genome shotgun sequence:
ATGTTGTAGCATTGTCGTGCCTCTTTATGATCTCCGTGAATTGTTACAACATGATCGTCCTGCAGAGGAAACTTAACACACAGGTGAACTGTAGATACAATTGCGCCGAACTTGTTTAAGAAAGGTCGGCCAAGTATAAGATTATATGGGCTGAAACCGACAAGGTCTCCCCCTGTTGACAGGAGGATGTTGTTGCTGAGCTTCATTTTTTGGAATGTTGAGTAGAACAGAACGTCGGCGCTGCTCCCGGGATCTAGAAGTACTTTCCTTACCAACAGATCTCCCAATTGAAGCGTGATAACCACATGGTCATCTAGGTTCTGTATGATGGAATCGAAATCTGTGTGCGTAAACGTCACTTGCGGGAGTTGGGTTGCGACATGAGCTTCGCGATGTGGTCCATCTACCGAGCATATTGCTCGGAACGATCTCTTCCTGGCCAAGTTTGAGGATCCTTCACTAGCGTATCCTCCTGAAATACAATTAATTATACCTCGGGGTTTTTCATGTTGGCTTGAGGGTACCTTCTCTTTTCGTCGGTGTTGTTGTTCGGACGAATCATTGGCTGTGGAAGGTGTTGTACGTCTTTGGATGTGACCTCCAATGTACTTGTCAAGGTGACCTTGCCGAGCTAGTCGTTCCAAGAGGTCTTTTGCCACCACGCAATCGTCAGTAGCGTGGCCGTGCTTCTGGTGGAAAGCACAATATTTAGATTTGTCTACATTCTTAGTATCTTGGTAGGTACCGGCTTTCCTTGGTGGCTTGATTAGTTTTGAATTCAGAATCTCTTTGATTATGTCCTCTCGCTTAGTGTTGAACTGCATATAAGAATCAAATCGAGGGGTTAGTTTGAAACTTTTCTTACTGCTCGGAGTTTTATCTTCGTCTCTGTAATATGTTTTGTCAGACTTCCGAGCTTGTCTGAGTTCCTCGATATCAATTTGGCCTTTGGCTTTCTCGCGGAACTTGGAAAGGGTCTTTGGCTTGCTACCACGATGGTTTCTTGGAACTTCCTAGGTCGGAATCTGCTTTTGATTGAATGCAGATGGACCTCGGGGTGGAGGTCGGGTATGCTGATGGCGACTTTCATGAAGCGAGTCATGTAGTCCTTCAGGCTTTCATTTTGTCCCTGCTTGATCGTATTCAAATAATCCGAGTCATGCAGATAAATTGCAGATCCAGCGAAGTGTTCTTCAAATAGCTTGGCCAGCTGCTGAAATTGTGAGATAGAACCTGCAGGCAAAGCACAAAgccaatcaagtgcaggaccgtctaaatAATTCGGAAAACAGCGGCATAACACAGTATCAGATGCACCGTTAACGATCATTATTGATGGGAATTTTTTGAGAAACTTTTTCGGATCTCCGAGCCCATCGTAAGGTGTGAGGGTCAGTGGTAGGGTGAATCTTCGTGGTAGTTCGAAGTTTATCACTTCTGGTGTGAAGGGTCCCACGGGTTCGTTGGGCTCTTCATTCTCGTCTTCAGGCTGAGCTCCCTCAACTCGAATCGTCTCCGAGACGTGGGAGGGGTCGGAATGATGTTCATTATCTTctggttgttgttgatgagtgTTGTTATTTTCGATCCGAGCATTGTTCAGCTCGGCGATTTGGGTAGccattctttgatttttttttgccaTACGCTGATTGACTTGTTGTAGCTCTGTTACCATCCGAAGAAGTTCGGATGGGGAAGGAGGTAGCACATCAGCCATGGATACGAGTGAAAGTATTgggaccaaaaagaaaaagatctaGTTTTTTGGCCCCAtggtgggcgccaattgttcttgccTGCGAAATAGATCGGCTTCCAGTGACGGATGACTGCCGAACTATCACCCTGGAGGCTGAACGTCCGATCCTTGTATCCGAGCTTTTCTTTCTGACGTGACGTGAGAGTGTGAGCAATGGAGAGGGGGAGGAGTGTACCTGCAAGGGCGCTCCAAAGCTTAAGTCAGTATAATGTATTATTCAAATTGTCTCAAGAAAATATCTTACCTTGCTTTTATATGATGGGTTTCTCGTCCGTTCTGTTCCGAGCATTATCGTCGGGTTTAAAAGGGTTGATAATGTAACTGACTGTTATCCGTTTGGACGTCGATTATGACGGGAATATTAAATGGCTGAGTTATAGCTCATAAAAGCCGAGTTATAACGTGCGATACCGAGTTATAACTCGTATTGATAACTGCCATATCAAATACAGTTCACAATTTCATAAAAATCTAAAGTACAATATGAATATAAAATACAAAGCAAATCAATGgtagaaaaaattttaataaaattttattataaataagcacgaaccaaaaaaatacacaataatATAATTACTAAACAAAATGcagaacaattgaaaataaattaaaaaatgcgAAAGGTAATAGAGTAGTAAAAGGTAGCAGCAGCAGCAGAGGGTTGGGTTTGGACTTTTAgagtaattaaaattagttacatatttattttgatttttgattttttattaagaaaagttCTTTGGTATTGATGCTGGTTATCAGCATGGTATACTTTCAAGATGTGTCATAGTGAGAAGGTGATGCGTGAAAGGTGACTGCTGGTACATGGGTTATGCTTAACcattttttcttcaatttatttattaaatatgtttacgaaatttaaatattttcaaacctATTCTCAAAATATTTATTTCATTGTACCTCTATTAtttcaatttgaattttaaatcctAATGTCCTTAAAATTTTTTCCACCACCATCTGCTAATACTTGTGCTTAActaatctttttttaattaatttgttaacAAAGTTAAGGTAAATTTAACATATTTCAACCCTAGTTTCaagtatttttaaattcattgaaCCTTCAGTagtacattttaattttaaattttcaaacttaatttccaaaaaaaaaatttccactGCAATCTACTTTCATATGGCTTTTTATGCCGTTAGAGAATTGACACATAAATTGCAATACATAATACTTTATTAACATCAAATATAATCTAATTACAACATAAAATTCAGCAAAATACACATAGCACCCACTTCTAATCAACACATTAGCCATCTAAACTGTTATTATAACCCGCAAATTCACTATCTAGCAGGGCTAAAAACATTCTATTTATATGAGAAAGAATCAGCTAACCGTAAATTTACTCTTATCATAAAGAAcaatgttttttaaattttttttctctcaccTATTAAATCATTACTACTCCAAACTTTAGTCCAAAAATACACTTAAGGTAGTGATCgtcaaaaaaaatgctcaatattttttatttttcattatttttaaaaaatattttcttacatTCTCGACCTctaatcatatctattttgcaTTACAAAACAATAAATATCATCATCGAgctcatagaaaaaaaaa
This window contains:
- the LOC112756829 gene encoding uncharacterized protein, with the protein product MADVLPPSPSELLRMVTELQQVNQRMAKKNQRMATQIAELNNARIENNNTHQQQPEDNEHHSDPSHVSETIRVEGAQPEDENEEPNEPVGPFTPEVINFELPRRFTLPLTLTPYDGLGDPKKFLKKFPSIMIVNGASDTVLCRCFPNYLDGPALDWLCALPAGSISQFQQLAKLFEEHFAGSAIYLHDSDYLNTIKQGQNESLKDYMTRFMKVAISIPDLHPEVHLHSIKSRFRPRKFQETIVVASQRPFPSSARKPKAKLISRNSDKLGSLTKHITETKIKLRAFNTKREDIIKEILNSKLIKPPRKAGTYQDTKNVDKSKYCAFHQKHGHATDDCVVAKDLLERLARQGHLDKYIGGHIQRRTTPSTANDSSEQQHRRKEKVPSSQHEKPRGIINCISGGYASEGSSNLARKRSFRAICSVDGPHREAHVATQLPQVTFTHTDFDSIIQNLDDHVVITLQLGDLLVRKVLLDPGSSADVLFYSTFQKMKLSNNILLSTGGDLVGFSPYNLILGRPFLNKFGAIVSTVHLCVKFPLQDDHVVTIHGDHKEARQCYNISIKLPNRSKQQVNNVHLTTNSSALADLDPRADFLERPMPSGDLQKVYFNNDPNKFTYVGTSISAVELKAITTFLQE